In Longimicrobium sp., the DNA window CGTGAAGCCGGACTGGGCGCGCTCCACCTCGACGCCCTGCCGGCGGAGGTGCGCCACCAGCGCCTCCACCCGCGAGGGGTCTTCGCCGGGGACCAGGAGGAAGTCCTGCTCGCCGTCGCCGGCGGTGCGCGCGGCCTCGGCGTAGTCCAGCAGGAGCCGCGTCTTCCCCTCCGCGGCGGTGCGCAGCGTGGCCTGGCCGCTGGTGCGGTGGTGCTCGGCGCGGTCGTGCAGCGTGAGCGTGTCGCCGTCCTCGCGCGCCACCGCCTGCCCCGCGGCGCCGTGGCCCGCCTGCTCGTACGTCATCCCCACCGCGCCGGTGAGGCTGGGCCAGCTGTCGCCGTAGCCGGGGTAGAAGAGGTCGAACGCCTCGGCGGTGTAGTAGGCCCACCCGTGCTGGTCGAACGCGCGCGCGTTGGCCTGGCCGAAGCGCTTCCCCCACTCCAGGATGTGCTCGGGGTAGATCGGGTTGATCGGCGCCGTGGCGGGGAAGAAGAAGTACGAGCTGTTGAAGAACATCTCGTGGAAGTCCACGTGCACCTGCGGGTTCCACCGCCACCAGGTGGCCAGCCGCGCCCGGGTCTCCTCCTGCGTGGCCCAGCTCCAGTCGCGGTTCAGGTCGAACAGGTAGTGGTTGAAGCGCCCGCCCGGCCACGGCTCGCGGTGCTCGCGCGACTGCGGGTCGGGGTCGGGGACGGCGCCGCGCACCGAGCGGTACCAGTTGACGTAGCGGTCGCGCCCGTCGGGGTTGGTGACGGGGTCGATGATCACCACGAGCGAGTCGAGCGCGCCGCGCACCTCGGGGGCGTCGCGGGCCAGGTCCCAGGCGGTCCACAGGGCCGCCTCGCTGGAGGAGCTCTCGTTGCCATGCACGCCGTAGCTGAAGTAGACCACCGCCGGGTTGGCGGCGGCGATCTGCCGGGCGCGCTCGGGGCCGGCGCCGCGGGCCAGCTCGGCGTTGGCGGCCAGGATCTGGTCCAGCCGCCGCAGGTTCCCGGGGGTGGCGACCACCAGCTGGAAGAGCTCGCGCCCCTCGTAGGTCTCGCCGTACGGCCGGTACTCCACCCGGTCGCTGGCGGCGTCGAGCGCCTTCGCGTACTGCTGCACGCCCGCGTACGGGGTGAAGCGCTCGCCCAGCTCGTAGCCGAGCACCTGGGCCGGCGAGGGCGGCGCCTGCTGGGCGGCGAGCGGCGCCGCGGCGAGGGTGGCGAGCAGCGCGAGGCTGCGGGTGCTGCGCGTCATCGGTTGCGTTGCCGGAGTTGGGGTGCGGGCCCGCGGGTGGGCCGTCCGAAGCTAGGGGGCGGCGGCGCGGGGCGCAACGCGGCGCCTTGACAGCACTTCGCCCCGCCGGTAGCCTGCGACGCCCGGCCCGGCGGAAGCGGGAACCGCGGCGCGGGCGGCGGTGTTTACCCGGTCATGCGTAATTCGTTTTCGGGAAAGAAGATGCGAATCACCGCACTCCCCGCCCTCGCGGCGCTGGCGCTCGCCGTTGCCGCGTGCGGCGGGCGCGACGCGGCGGCGGCGATCCCGCGCGCGCGCTTCGTCGCCGCGAACGTGGCGCTGCGCACGGTGCCCGACACCGCCGGCGACGCCGCCGCGCTCCGCCAGGCGGCGCTCAAGCAGCACCGGGTGACGGAGAAGGACCTCACCCGCTTCGTGGCCGCGCACCGGCGCGACGCGGAGTTCATGGCCGAGGTGTGGAAGGAGATCGCGCGCGAGGTGGAGAAGGTGCACGACGCGCGCTCCCGCCCCGCCGCCGGCCGCCCCGGCGCGCCGCCGGTAGCCACGATGCCGACGCCGCCCGTACCCGCGCCCGGCCAGCCGACACGTCCGACGATGATGCCGACCCCGCCGCCGGGGGTTCCTCCAAGCGCGGGCCGGCCACCGGTGCCGGCGACGAAGCCCCCACGGCTCATCCGCCCCGACACCACGCGGCCCCCGACGCAGCTTCCGCCGCCGCGGGAGCCGCGCGACGCGCGTCCCTGGCAGCCGGTTCCGGGCGACTCCGTGCGCGTCATCCGTCCCACGCCGCCACCGCCGGCCCCTCCGCCGGAGGGGTAGGCCGGCTCGGCCTGGAAGGCGAAGAGCCCCGGCACGCGCCGGGGCTCTCGTCGTTCATCGAGCTTCGCTCAAAAGTACAGCAGCGCCACGACGGCGGCCCCGAGCGCGAGCATCCCCGTGACCATCTGCGCGACGGACAGTCCCATGGTGAGGAAGAAGGTACGGACCGCCGTCCCCAGCCGCGGCCCGTCGTACACGCGGCGCAGCGCGAGGTAGAGGTAGCCGCACACCCATGCGAACGCGAGCAGCCCGAGCGGGATCACCGCGGCCTGTCCCAGCCCCACGGCACCGTACTGGATCGGGAGAAACAGGATCCCCACCACATAGTTGAACGCGGCGAAGTGGGTCGCGAACACCAGCTGCTCGGTGAACCACCGCTTGCGGCGCACGTACGCGAGCTGCAGGAACGCCGCGAAGATGAAGGGAGTGAGCACCGCGAACCACGTGACCAGCCCTCTGGTGCGGTCGGTCAGCTCCTCCCTGGCCTCGGCGGGCGTGATGTGCCGCGCCTGCGCGAGGGCGTTCTGCACCGCGTCCATCGTCCTCTCGAGGAAGTCCGAGGTTCCGTTCCCCGCCTGGGCGCCCGGGGCCGGCTCAAGGAGCGAGGCCAGGATCAGCGTGACCGCGAAGACCACCAGGTACAGCCGCAGCGGGCTCATGTACGGCCGCCGCCGCCCGCGCAGGTACTCCAGCGTCAGCTCGCCCGGCCGCGTCACCAGCAGGCGCACCGTGCGCAGCACCTTCGAGTCGAGCGTGAGCTCGTCCGCCACCTCGCGGAAGAAGCGGCGGAGCGAGCGGTCCTCGACCGCCGGGTTCCCCTCGCCGCAGGCGTGGCAGAAGGCGCCGGCGAGCGCGGTGCCGCACGAGGGGCAGGCGGTGGCGGCGGGCGCGGCGGAGACCGCGGATTCGGCCGGGGAGGCGGCGCCGAGGGGGACGGAGATCGTGCTCATGCCCGACCGTCCTTCCAGAGAGGTAAAACAGGTGGCGGGGCCACCCCGCAATCTGCCGCGCAGCGACACCACCGTCCAGCGTTTCGTTCGTGAGGATGCCGGTTACCGACTCGACCTCGACGCTGTCATCCTGAAGGAGCCGCCGCGCAGACTTTCCATCGCCCGGACGCCGGACGGCGACTGAAGGAGGTGCGGACCGGGCTCGCACGTCACCCCGACCCTCACCCGGTCCCGACCCGCAGATCCTTCGGGCGCGGCAAGCTCTTGTGCAGACGCGAGTTCAGCTCCCGCGCCCTCAGAGACTATTGAGGAACCGCTCCTTTGGTGCTTCAGCACGCGAAATCAATCTCAAATCCGCGGCTGATTCCCTCTGCGGAGGCTCTGTAGACCACCCAGTAGGACCTCCGAGTACGCCAAAGTGACGTTTCTCAAAAGTCTCTCAGGATGACAGCGTTGGGGTCAGCGGCCGAAGCACCCTGCAGAAGTCACGGGAGCGTCCTTTCCGACAAAGAGGCGCCCCAGTTTGTCCCGTCTGCGACGAAGTGGGACCCGGGACGTCGCGCGGCGGAACGCATGTTGCCCGCCTTTTTCCGCCCTCACCCCAGTGCGGGTCGGCTGGACCCGCCGCACACGAACCCGGAGGAAGACATGGGCACGATGTTCACGAAGGTCCGGAACGGGCTGCTGGCAGCGTCGATGATGGCGGCGCTCGGCTTCGGCGCGGTGCAGGCGTTCGCCAGCCCGGCGGAGGCGCAGAGGGACCCGACGTGCAGCCCGGGGCAGTGCAACAAGCAGTGCCAGGCGCAGTTCGGCCCGTTCGCCCACGGCTTCTGCGAGATGGGCGTCTGCAACTGCGCCGTCTGACCGCGGGTCCCGGGAACGGAAGACGGGGCGCCTCCTGCGAGAAGGAGGCGCCCCGTCTCCGTTTTCTTCGTCGATCCGACCGCTCTACGGGGGAGGGGCGTCACCCTCCCGCTCGGCCAAGTCGCCCCAGCGGAGCTTGCGGCGCAGCGTGGAGAAGAAGGTCTGGCCGGGGAAGCGCACCAGGCACACCGGGCGCTCCGCGCGCTGGACCACCACCTTCTGCCCCGGCACCAGCCGCTCGTGCTCCTGCCCGTCGATGGTGAGGATCAGCTCCTCGCTGGGCGAGAGCACCTCCAGCGTGAGCACCTCGCCCGCCGGGAGCACCAGCGGGCGCACCCCCAGCGTGTGCGGGCAGATCGGCGTGGCCACGATGCAGTCCACCGAGGGCGAGACGATCGGCCCGCCCGCCGAGAGCGAGTAGGCGGTGGACCCCGTGGGCGTGGAGAGGATGATCCCGTCGGCGCTGTAGGTGCCCACCTCCTCGCCCGAGGCCGAGACCGCCAGGCGGATCACCCGCGCCGCGCCGCCCTTGTGCAGCACCGCGTCGTTGAGCGCCACGTAGGTGCCGCACCCGCGGCCGTCCTCGCCCTCCGCCCGCACCGCCAGCGCCATCCGCTCGTCGAGCGCGAAGTCGCCCTCGAGCCACCGCTCCAGCGCCGCCTCCAGCTCGGCCGGCGCGGCGGAGGTCAGGAACCCCAGGTGCCCCAAGTTGATCCCCAGCACCGGCACGGAGTGCAGCGCCACCAGGCGCGCCCCGCGCAGGAGCGTCCCGTCGCCGCCCAGGGTGAGCAGCAGGTCCAGCCCGGGGCAGATCTCGGGGGTGAGCGGGCGGGCGCCGGGGACCAGATCGAGCAGCGCCTCCTCGTAGAACAGCTCGGCCCCCTCCCGCCCGGCCAGGTCGGCCAGACGGGCGAGGGCGGCCGCGAAGGTGGCGTAGCGCGGGTGGCCCACGACGCCGATGCGCCGCGGCCCCCCGCCGGGCTCAGGCGGTCTCAAGCAGCTTCCGGAGCGGCTTGCCCAGGAGCTCGCGCGCCCGCGCCGCGATGCCGTCGGAGGTGAGCCCCAGCTCCGCCAGCAGCTCGCCGCGCTCGCCGTGCTCCACGAAGGCGTCGGGGAGCCCCAGCGAGGCGCCGCGCACCCCCGGCCAGCGCCCCGCCACGTACGCGCGCACGTAGCTGCCGAAGCCGTTCACCACCGTCCCCTCCTCCACCGTCAGCAGGTGCGAGTGGTGCGGGAAGAGCCGCTCCAGCGTGCGCTCGTCCAGCGGCTTCACGAAGCGGGCGTTCACCACCGTGGCACTGACCCCCTCGCGCTGGAGCGCCTCGGCCGCCGCGAGCGCCGGCTGCACCATCGTCCCCACCGCCAGGATCGCCACGTCCTTCCCCTGCCGGAGCGTCTCCCACGTCCCGTACTCCACCGCGGGCACTTCCGCCACGGGCTTCGGCAGCGCCGGCACCGCGTCGCGGGGGATGCGGATCGAGAACGGCCCCCGGCCCCACTCGATCCCCAGCCGCAGGAGCCCGATCAGCTCGTCGGCGTCCTTCGGCGCCGCGACGGTCATCCCCGGCACCGCCAGCATGTAGGCGATGTCGAGCCCGCCGTGGTGCGTCTGCCCGTCGTCGCCCGCGATCCCGCCGCGGTCCATCACGAAGAGCACCGGCAGATCCTGGATCGCCACGTCGTGCACGATCGAGTCGTAGGCGCGCTGCAGGAAGGTGGAGTAGATGGCCACCACCGGCTTGATCCCCTGCGTGGCCAGCCCCGCCGCGAAGGTGACGGCGTGCGCCTCGGCGATGCCGACGTCGAAGAAGCGCCCGGGGTACGCCTTCTCGAAGATGTCGGTGCTGGTGCCGGTGGCCATCGCCGCGGTGATCGCCACCACGTCGGGATATTCGGCCGCGAGCGCCGTGAGCGCCTGCCCGAAGACGTTCTGCCAGCGCGGGAGCCCGCCGGACGAGGGCTTGAGCGGCGCGCCCGTGACCTTGTCGAAGCCGCCCTGCGCGTGCCACTTCACCTGGTCGGCCTCGGCGGGGGCGAAGCCCTTCCCCTTCGTCGTCAGGACGTGGACGAGCCGCGGCCCCTTCATCTGCCGCACGCCGGCGAAGGTCTCCACCAGCTGGTCCACGTCGTGCCCGTCCACCGGCCCCACGTAGCGGAAGCCCAGCTCCTCGAAGAGCATCCCGGGGACGAACATCCCCTTCATCGCGTCGTCGGCGCGCATGGCGAAGTGCTCCACCATCTCGCCCAGCGTGCCGAGGCGCGGCATGGCGTGGATCACCCGCTTCACCTCCTCGCGCACGCGGTTGTAGAGCGGCGAGGTGCGCACGTCGGTGAGCCGCTTGTGGATCCCCAGGTACTTGTGCAGCGCCCCCACGTTGGGGGAGATCGACATCTCGTTGTCGTTGAGGACGACGATCAGGTCGCGGTCGGTGTGGCCGGCGTTGTTGAGCGCCTCGTACGGCAGCCCGCACGTCATCGACCCGTCGCCGATCACGGCGATCACCTCGAAGTCCTCCCCGCGCAGGTCGCGCGCGGCGGCCACGCCCACGGCGGCCGAGATGGAGGTGCCGGCGTGCCCGGCGCCGAAGACGTCGTACTCGCTCTCGTCGCGGCGCAGGAAGCCCGAGAGGCCGCCCTTCTTGCGGATGGTGTCCATCCGGTCGTTGCGGCCGGTGAGGATCTTGTGCGGGTACGCCTGGTGGCCCACGTCCCAGATGAGCTGGTCGCGCGGGGTGTCGAACACCCGGTGCAGCGCCACGGCCAGCTCGACGGTCCCCAGGTTGGAGCCGAAGTGGGCGCCCTTGTGCCGCGAGACCACGTCGATGATGCGGTCGCGCACCTCGTCGCAGAGCTGCCGCAGCTCGCCCTCGGGGAGCGCGCGGACGTCCGCGGGGGACCGGACCTTCTCGAGTA includes these proteins:
- a CDS encoding DUF3667 domain-containing protein, which gives rise to MSTISVPLGAASPAESAVSAAPAATACPSCGTALAGAFCHACGEGNPAVEDRSLRRFFREVADELTLDSKVLRTVRLLVTRPGELTLEYLRGRRRPYMSPLRLYLVVFAVTLILASLLEPAPGAQAGNGTSDFLERTMDAVQNALAQARHITPAEAREELTDRTRGLVTWFAVLTPFIFAAFLQLAYVRRKRWFTEQLVFATHFAAFNYVVGILFLPIQYGAVGLGQAAVIPLGLLAFAWVCGYLYLALRRVYDGPRLGTAVRTFFLTMGLSVAQMVTGMLALGAAVVALLYF
- a CDS encoding NAD(+)/NADH kinase; this encodes MRPPEPGGGPRRIGVVGHPRYATFAAALARLADLAGREGAELFYEEALLDLVPGARPLTPEICPGLDLLLTLGGDGTLLRGARLVALHSVPVLGINLGHLGFLTSAAPAELEAALERWLEGDFALDERMALAVRAEGEDGRGCGTYVALNDAVLHKGGAARVIRLAVSASGEEVGTYSADGIILSTPTGSTAYSLSAGGPIVSPSVDCIVATPICPHTLGVRPLVLPAGEVLTLEVLSPSEELILTIDGQEHERLVPGQKVVVQRAERPVCLVRFPGQTFFSTLRRKLRWGDLAEREGDAPPP
- the dxs gene encoding 1-deoxy-D-xylulose-5-phosphate synthase, which codes for MALLEKVRSPADVRALPEGELRQLCDEVRDRIIDVVSRHKGAHFGSNLGTVELAVALHRVFDTPRDQLIWDVGHQAYPHKILTGRNDRMDTIRKKGGLSGFLRRDESEYDVFGAGHAGTSISAAVGVAAARDLRGEDFEVIAVIGDGSMTCGLPYEALNNAGHTDRDLIVVLNDNEMSISPNVGALHKYLGIHKRLTDVRTSPLYNRVREEVKRVIHAMPRLGTLGEMVEHFAMRADDAMKGMFVPGMLFEELGFRYVGPVDGHDVDQLVETFAGVRQMKGPRLVHVLTTKGKGFAPAEADQVKWHAQGGFDKVTGAPLKPSSGGLPRWQNVFGQALTALAAEYPDVVAITAAMATGTSTDIFEKAYPGRFFDVGIAEAHAVTFAAGLATQGIKPVVAIYSTFLQRAYDSIVHDVAIQDLPVLFVMDRGGIAGDDGQTHHGGLDIAYMLAVPGMTVAAPKDADELIGLLRLGIEWGRGPFSIRIPRDAVPALPKPVAEVPAVEYGTWETLRQGKDVAILAVGTMVQPALAAAEALQREGVSATVVNARFVKPLDERTLERLFPHHSHLLTVEEGTVVNGFGSYVRAYVAGRWPGVRGASLGLPDAFVEHGERGELLAELGLTSDGIAARARELLGKPLRKLLETA